A single genomic interval of Rhizobium leguminosarum bv. trifolii WSM1325 harbors:
- a CDS encoding glutamyl-tRNA synthetase class Ic (PFAM: glutamyl-tRNA synthetase class Ic~KEGG: rec:RHECIAT_CH0004056 glutamyl-tRNA synthetase protein): MTTSERQKPVFRFAPSPNGPLHLGHALSALMNRDMAEAEQARLLLRIEDIDQTRCTPEFEAGILRDLEWLDIGWASPVRRQSEHIPEYQAALHALIERGLVYPAFLTRGEVKARIAAYEAAGEPWPHDPDGTPHYPASDRERPADERRDMLTSGKKHAWRLDMRKALDLIGELLFWTETGDGRTGEIAAEPDVWGDVILSRSDAPSSYHLSVVVDDALQGVTHVVRGLDLFHATSVHRLLQVLLGLPQPVYHHHRLILGADGRKLSKSQGDSGLGELRAQGMSGADIRRLVGL, encoded by the coding sequence ATGACCACGAGTGAGCGTCAAAAACCTGTCTTTCGTTTTGCGCCGAGCCCCAACGGACCGTTGCATCTCGGACATGCCCTCTCGGCCCTCATGAACCGCGACATGGCGGAGGCCGAACAAGCGCGCCTGCTGCTGCGCATCGAGGATATCGACCAGACGCGCTGCACGCCCGAGTTCGAGGCCGGCATCCTCAGGGATCTCGAATGGCTTGATATCGGCTGGGCAAGCCCGGTGCGGCGCCAGTCGGAACATATTCCCGAATATCAGGCGGCGTTGCATGCGCTGATCGAGCGCGGACTGGTCTATCCGGCCTTTCTGACGCGGGGCGAGGTGAAGGCGCGCATCGCTGCCTACGAGGCGGCGGGTGAACCCTGGCCGCACGATCCCGACGGCACCCCGCATTATCCCGCAAGTGATCGCGAGCGTCCGGCAGACGAACGGCGGGACATGCTGACCTCGGGGAAGAAACATGCCTGGCGGCTCGATATGCGCAAAGCGCTCGACCTGATCGGCGAACTGCTGTTCTGGACGGAAACCGGCGACGGCAGGACAGGCGAGATCGCCGCCGAGCCCGACGTCTGGGGCGACGTCATCCTGTCGCGCTCGGATGCGCCGTCGAGCTATCATCTTTCCGTGGTCGTCGACGATGCGCTGCAGGGCGTCACCCATGTCGTGCGTGGGCTCGACCTCTTCCACGCGACATCGGTGCACCGGCTGTTGCAGGTGCTGCTCGGCCTACCGCAGCCGGTCTATCACCATCATCGTCTCATTCTTGGCGCCGATGGCCGCAAGCTTTCGAAAAGCCAAGGCGACAGCGGGCTTGGCGAATTGCGCGCCCAGGGCATGTCAGGGGCGGATATTCGCCGCCTTGTCGGGCTCTGA
- a CDS encoding ribonuclease BN (TIGRFAM: ribonuclease BN~PFAM: ribonuclease BN~KEGG: rec:RHECIAT_CH0004057 putative ribonuclease protein), whose amino-acid sequence MPKVLRTIYDVVYDAICHMVEDDGFAMASHVALSSLLAVFPFLIFGTALASFLGADQFSSTAIHLIFDTWPEAIAKPLADQVLQVLTIPRGGLLTISVLAAAYFASNGVEALRISLNRAYRVQETRAWYFTRLASLGYVLIAVIIFTAISILLVALPLALDYSRKWFPLFADTLDIVFSWRIYGTLVVLTVGLLVMHLWLPAGKRRVFDVIPGVLLTLLLWLAGALIFAYYLATFANYTATYAGLASVMIVLIFLYMVGVIFIIGAEINAALIKFRVFRMFSRTLSIVGRERVERQSEPDKAANIRP is encoded by the coding sequence ATGCCGAAGGTACTGCGCACGATCTACGACGTGGTCTATGACGCGATCTGTCACATGGTCGAGGACGACGGCTTCGCCATGGCAAGCCATGTGGCGCTGTCGAGCCTGCTTGCGGTTTTCCCCTTCCTGATCTTCGGCACGGCGCTTGCAAGCTTCCTCGGCGCCGATCAATTTTCCTCGACCGCCATCCACCTGATCTTCGACACCTGGCCCGAGGCGATCGCCAAACCGCTCGCCGACCAGGTGCTGCAGGTGCTGACCATTCCGCGCGGCGGGCTGCTGACGATCTCGGTGCTGGCGGCCGCATATTTCGCCTCGAACGGTGTCGAGGCGCTGCGCATTTCGCTCAATCGCGCCTATCGGGTGCAGGAGACGCGGGCCTGGTATTTCACCCGTCTCGCCAGCCTGGGCTACGTGCTGATCGCGGTCATCATCTTCACGGCGATCAGCATTCTGCTGGTCGCCCTGCCGCTGGCGCTCGATTATTCGAGGAAATGGTTTCCGCTGTTTGCCGATACGCTCGACATCGTCTTCAGCTGGCGCATCTACGGCACGCTGGTGGTTCTGACCGTCGGACTGCTGGTGATGCATCTCTGGCTGCCGGCCGGCAAGCGGCGGGTCTTCGACGTCATTCCCGGGGTGCTGCTGACACTGCTTCTCTGGCTCGCCGGCGCGCTGATCTTTGCCTATTATCTGGCGACCTTCGCCAACTATACGGCAACCTATGCCGGTCTCGCCTCCGTCATGATCGTGCTGATCTTCCTCTATATGGTCGGCGTCATCTTCATCATCGGCGCGGAGATCAATGCGGCGCTGATCAAATTCCGCGTCTTCCGGATGTTCTCCCGCACGCTTTCGATCGTCGGCAGAGAGCGTGTCGAAAGGCAATCAGAGCCCGACAAGGCGGCGAATATCCGCCCCTGA
- a CDS encoding short-chain dehydrogenase/reductase SDR (PFAM: short-chain dehydrogenase/reductase SDR; NAD-dependent epimerase/dehydratase~KEGG: ret:RHE_CH03788 short chain dehydrogenase) yields the protein MAGARTIVVTGCSSGIGAHCARALKADGWRVFATVRKPDDLKGLEAEGIEAFLMDYARTETISELVGTVLERSGGRIDALFNNGAYGQPGAVEDLSTATLRAQFEANFFGWHELTRQVLPPMRKRGQGRIVQCSSILGVVPYRFRGAYTASKFALEGLSITLRMELQGSGIHVSLIEPGPIASRFTANALAKIKEHIDLENSPHAVDYISQLARLDGSGPVNRHKLGPEAVYSVLKHALNSKNPRPHYPVTTPAKQGMFLKRLLPADLFYRLMRWTD from the coding sequence ATGGCGGGAGCGCGCACCATCGTCGTGACCGGATGTTCGTCCGGTATCGGCGCTCATTGCGCACGGGCGCTGAAAGCCGATGGCTGGCGTGTCTTCGCAACGGTGCGCAAGCCGGACGATCTCAAGGGGTTGGAAGCGGAAGGCATCGAAGCCTTCCTGATGGACTATGCCAGGACCGAGACGATTTCCGAGCTGGTCGGCACGGTTCTGGAACGCAGCGGCGGTCGCATCGACGCGCTCTTCAATAACGGCGCCTACGGCCAGCCGGGCGCTGTCGAGGATCTGTCGACGGCAACGCTGCGCGCGCAGTTCGAGGCGAATTTCTTCGGCTGGCATGAACTGACGCGGCAGGTCCTTCCGCCGATGCGCAAACGTGGCCAAGGGCGGATCGTGCAATGTTCGTCGATCCTCGGCGTCGTCCCCTATCGCTTTCGCGGCGCCTACACCGCGTCCAAATTTGCACTCGAAGGCCTCAGCATCACCCTACGCATGGAGCTGCAGGGCAGCGGCATCCATGTGAGCCTGATCGAGCCGGGACCGATCGCCTCGCGGTTCACCGCCAATGCGCTCGCAAAGATCAAGGAACATATCGACCTCGAGAATTCGCCTCACGCGGTCGATTACATCAGCCAATTGGCGAGACTCGACGGATCGGGGCCGGTCAACCGCCATAAACTCGGCCCGGAAGCGGTCTATTCCGTGTTGAAACACGCATTGAACTCGAAAAATCCGAGGCCACATTATCCCGTAACGACTCCGGCTAAACAGGGCATGTTCCTG